The Zygotorulaspora mrakii chromosome 3, complete sequence genome includes a region encoding these proteins:
- the FAB1 gene encoding 1-phosphatidylinositol-3-phosphate 5-kinase (similar to Saccharomyces cerevisiae FAB1 (YFR019W); ancestral locus Anc_1.360), translating into MKNSRDSRLGSFDSTVIKTKSNHDKPEFLASEALKPRTTTDLDTNPVLSNISVPTAINLSGKNTSAEESESIEQIVVGGVDQASVYSTESRLCSGGVDCDESLTLEKSDDGGINRSPIYKNLRAPNGHPKPLTFSINNDANYKRSSIYESKSTVTAIPIRNPLSNAKSNHWDNEDAFSTRSGSSSMTASLSRSFLFGFYNNETKNRQNTKGIISKEYWMKDDSAKECFACGKRFNTFRRRHHCRICGQIFCSSCTLIISGERFGYDGRMRVCYNCYEHADNYEDSSDDESYADQISHNNDGDRLIFSSQENPSENNVSKEHEYKDGVERDEFPVQQELIFRNNEDAQSILTNSEDTKLFTSTPPPPPKMAIPATRQGESLEISFPSNRNRADSWHNELNRNNGYGTKDRYTIKNVDMITPYGQSFASSNQLNHKGGHKVGRRSLRRTIFNSGGFNRPPMEKTQTGNADSIIGNAGSKNFKFEFNYMKGRRASMGSDMREITPMAEPSELGGYKNRISSPDADTSEDEASMSIYSSLNGGSHSSNPIRSMRTSTKSTQRAEASLQRMKFRRKSKSKPNLYNSESLYKELTSLTNSSPNLVSIVNEDADFAPSSSTTSLATKAKKQTANGGQWRRVSSLSGYLTSVENKNALNEVSNLHLEALLQQVLGDQNFSKAQEWANLLRGFLTKAQNISLNVKDSNTLDFRQNYVKIKRISGGNLKFSKYINGIIFSKEAPCKNMPRMLKNPRILLIMFALEYQRTENHFLSIETVFAQEREYLDKLVSRLTSLSPSVLFVGANVSGYALELLNKAGVVVQFNVKPQVIERIAKLTEADIAISVDKLAANVKMGECEKFELKSFVFGNVCKTYTFLEGCKASLGGTILLRGETPEILRKLKDVSEFMVYVLFSLKLESSLFNDNFLQLSPSYYLKEQERRRNEKVTGYFADFLEKFNSRILTVSPTVEFPIPFLLKRARELGCELQAKRKENEKYAETENIQLNEKTAKVFGFESLALASSLTQKDFRYLIKFIHKKELENLELQFQKRSRQWEVSYAQSRNMLGTGSHQCITVLYSMVSTKTAIPCVGPQLVTIDFFWDSDISIGQFIENLVATASYPCHQGCGGSLRDHYRSYVHGSGKVDVLIEKFQTRLPKLKDIILTWSYCKKCAATSPILQMSEKTWNYSFGKYLEVLFWSKRECVSGIGQCSHDFTKDHVQYFALNDIVARMEYSDLEVHELVTPPRKITWTPYKDIKMKVELYYQILDKINLFYDSVSNRLSRVKLDSMCGDKLVAGQERITELKARLNEEKNIILQDLDKLYRNDPGDEHMSLNIIMKALHDRAVNWDSDFTDFGKNFLPSENDITRITSHQLKKLFSDFGRDIDQIEDDEAKKKSKKQELVESAEKAASLLNNGNDAKSFPQPHIARETHPDAHDLLELTNKQSKGNADFDYALKPINYAVVDAAQEGGGRPGLNRTSSSFNKSFDKGVFSDIQNSAAISGASSPLSNGKGYNANSKVGQLANFFDQMHFDALSKEFELERERERIQLNKNKYQASRVHTSTPIVEIYKNVKDAVDEPLHDLDLASLKNLKSRNHAGKKNSTLKEDGVDNKLENELETSINQWGDEIINKDHTTVEPGVPTPNIVVSSETKEKTTSEPLPPVMTTTNVSKDSSDTPPEKSLLIKALTNFWADRSASLWKPLDYPTSPTEHIFVDSDVIIREDEPSSLISFCLSTSDYKQKMAKLDQQEHIGSTNVDASVNTTTQASDISASENQSNSSLRETTSGSIKHSPPPQMNRQSSHSFQNGKDNLEAVMTKSTGVHLRYQFEDGLTVMSCKIFFAEHFDAFRRICGCNDKFIQSLSRCVKWDSSGGKSGSGFLKTLDDRFVIKQLSHAELDAFIKFTPSYFEYMAQAMFHDLPTTLAKVFGFYQIQVKSSISGAKSYKMDVIIMENLFYERKTTRIFDLKGSMRNRHVEQTGKENEVLLDENMIEYIYESPIHVREYDKKLLKASLWNDTLFLAKMNVMDYSLVVGIDNEGHTLTVGIIDFIRTFTWDKKLENWVKEKGLVGGSGTKKPTVVTPKQYKTRFREAMDRYILMVPDPWYQEST; encoded by the coding sequence ATGAAAAACTCCAGAGATTCAAGGCTCGGTTCTTTCGATAGCACTGTTATCAAGACGAAATCTAACCATGATAAACCAGAATTTCTCGCTTCAGAAGCCCTAAAACCAAGAACAACTACAGACTTAGACACCAATCCAGTACTAAGCAATATTTCTGTACCGACTGCCATAAATTTAAGTGGTAAAAATACATCCGCGGAAGAAAGTGAAAGTATAGAACAGATTGTTGTTGGTGGGGTAGATCAGGCTAGTGTCTACTCCACCGAATCTAGGTTATGTTCTGGAGGAGTTGACTGTGATGAAAGCTTGACACTTGAGAAGAGCGATGATGGTGGAATCAACAGGTCGCCTATTTATAAGAATTTGCGTGCGCCAAATGGCCATCCTAAGCCGCTTACGTTTTccatcaataatgatgcAAATTACAAGCGTTCCAGCATTTACGAATCCAAATCCACTGTTACGGCCATTCCCATAAGAAATCCGCTCAGCAATGCCAAGTCGAATCATTGGGATAACGAAGATGCCTTCTCTACTAGGAGTGGATCTTCATCGATGACAGCATCTCTATCGAGAAGCTTCTTATTTGGGTTTTACAACAACGAAACTAAAAATAGGCAGAACACTAAGGGGATAATTTCCAAAGAATACTGGATGAAGGACGATAGTGCAAAGGAGTGTTTTGCCTGCGGTAAAAGATTCAACACATTCAGAAGAAGGCATCATTGCCGAATATGCGGGCAAATTTTCTGCAGTAGTTGTACTTTAATCATATCAGGAGAGAGGTTTGGATACGATGGCAGAATGAGAGTGTGTTACAACTGTTATGAACATGCAGATAATTACGAGGATTCTAGTGACGATGAGTCCTATGCAGATCAGATTAGCCATAATAATGATGGAGATAGGCTAATTTTTTCTAGTCAAGAGAACCCTTCAGAGAATAATGTATCCAAAGAGCATGAATATAAAGATGGtgttgaaagagatgagTTTCCAGTGCAGCAGGAACTGATATTCAGAAACAATGAGGATGCACAAAGTATTTTAACAAACTCAGAAGACACCAAACTTTTCACATCCACTCCTCCACCACCGCCAAAAATGGCGATACCTGCCACACGGCAGGGAGAGTCTTTGGAGATTTCTTTCCCATCTAATCGAAATCGTGCCGACAGTTGGCACAATGAGCTCAATAGGAATAACGGTTACGGCACCAAAGACAGGTACACAATTAAAAATGTTGATATGATAACACCATATGGTCAAAGCTTTGCGTCATCAAACCAACTAAATCACAAAGGGGGGCATAAAGTGGGAAGACGCTCCTTGAGAAGAACAATTTTCAACTCTGGTGGTTTTAACAGACCCCCTATGGAGAAAACTCAAACTGGAAATGCTGATAGCATTATTGGCAATGCTGGTagtaaaaatttcaaatttgaattcaattaCATGAAAGGGCGTAGGGCATCCATGGGTTCCGATATGAGAGAGATAACACCGATGGCAGAACCTTCGGAGCTAGGGGGATACAAGAACCGCATCTCCTCTCCGGATGCCGACACCTCAGAAGATGAGGCTTCTATGTcaatatattcttctttaaATGGCGGGTCTCATTCGAGCAACCCAATTAGATCTATGCGAACCTCAACCAAATCCACCCAAAGAGCTGAAGCATCGCTACAAAGAATGAAGTTTAGAAGGAAGAGTAAGAGTAAGCCAAATCTGTACAACTCTGAATCTTTATACAAAGAACTCACTTCTCTAACTAACAGCTCACCAAATTTGGTCTCTATTGTTAATGAAGATGCAGACTTTGCACCGTCTTCCAGCACTACGTCTCTGGCAACTAAGGCAAAAAAGCAGACTGCAAACGGTGGCCAATGGAGAAGGGTATCAAGTCTTTCTGGATATTTAACATCTGtggaaaataaaaatgcGCTAAACGAAGTATCAAATCTTCACTTAGAGGCTCTGCTTCAACAAGTTCTCGGGGaccaaaacttttcaaaggCTCAAGAGTGGGCCAATTTACTGCGAGGGTTTCTTACTAAAGCACAAAATATCTCTTTGAATGTGAAAGATTCTAACACGCTAGATTTCCGACAGAATTATGTTAAAATAAAACGAATCAGTGGAGGaaacttgaaattttccaaatatatAAATGGAATAATCTTCTCCAAAGAGGCACCCTGCAAAAATATGCCTaggatgttgaaaaatcctAGAATTCTGTTAATTATGTTCGCGCTAGAATATCAAAGAACAGAAAATCACTTCTTGAGTATCGAAACTGTGTTTGCGCAAGAAAGGGAATACCTTGATAAATTGGTATCCAGATTAACATCTCTGAGCCCCAGTGTTCTTTTCGTGGGAGCAAACGTTAGTGGTTATGCTTTAGAGCTTCTTAACAAGGCCGGTGTAGTTGTACAATTCAATGTGAAACCTCAAGTTATTGAGCGTATTGCGAAACTAACAGAGGCAGATATTGCTATATCCGTTGATAAACTCGCAGCAAATGTGAAGATGGGTGAAtgtgaaaagtttgaattAAAATCCTTCGTCTTTGGTAACGTCTGTAAAACATATACTTTTTTGGAAGGATGCAAGGCATCACTTGGTGGCACCATATTGTTGAGAGGTGAGACCCCAGAGATATTgaggaaattgaaagacGTATCTGAATTTATGGTTTATGTTTTGTTCTCTCTTAAATTGGAAAGTTCGTTATTCAATGATAATTTCCTCCAGCTATCCCCTTCATACTATTTGAAGGAGCAGGAAAGAAGGAGGAATGAAAAGGTTACAGGCTATTTTGCCGATTTTTTAGAGAAATTCAATTCTAGAATTCTGACCGTTTCGCCAACGGTTGAGTTCCCAATAccctttcttttgaaacgAGCAAGGGAGTTAGGATGCGAATTGCAAGCtaagagaaaagaaaatgaaaaatatgctGAGACGGAAAATATACAGCTAAACGAGAAAACCGCTAAAGTTTTTGGCTTCGAATCATTGGCCCTAGCCTCTTCATTAACTCAAAAAGACTTCAGATATTTGATTAAGTTCATtcacaaaaaagaattggagaATTTGGAACTTCAGTTCCAAAAGAGAAGTCGACAATGGGAAGTTTCATATGCTCAATCGAGAAATATGCTAGGAACTGGATCTCACCAATGTATTACAGTTCTTTACTCCATGGTTTCCACTAAAACAGCTATTCCATGCGTTGGTCCTCAACTGGTGacaattgattttttttgggaTAGTGACATTTCGATAGGTCAATTCATAGAAAATCTGGTGGCGACTGCATCGTATCCATGCCATCAAGGCTGTGGTGGCTCTCTACGAGACCACTATAGAAGTTATGTTCATGGATCTGGTAAAGTTGATGTGTTGatcgaaaaatttcaaacacGCCTACCTAAACTGAAAGATATAATCCTGACATGGAGCtattgcaaaaaatgcGCAGCGACATCACCTATTTTGCAAATGAGTGAGAAAACCTGGAACTACTCGTTTGGAAAGTATCTCGAAGTGTTGTTCTGGAGTAAAAGGGAGTGTGTCTCTGGAATTGGTCAATGCTCTCATGATTTCACAAAAGATCATGTTCAGTATTTTGCTCTTAATGATATAGTCGCAAGAATGGAATATTCTGACTTGGAAGTTCATGAGCTGGTAACGCCTCCCCGCAAAATTACTTGGACACCTTATAAAGATATTAAAATGAAAGTCGAACTCTACTACCAGATTCTCGATAAAATAAACTTATTTTATGACAGTGTCTCGAATCGTCTGAGTCGTGTTAAGCTGGATAGCATGTGTGGCGATAAACTTGTCGCAGGACAGGAGAGAATAACTGAGCTTAAAGCACGTCTCaacgaagaaaagaatatcatACTTCAAGATTTAGACAAGCTCTATCGAAATGACCCGGGTGACGAACATATGAGCTTGAACATTATAATGAAAGCGCTACACGATAGAGCAGTCAATTGGGATTCAGATTTTACCGACTTCGGCAAAAATTTCCTACCATCTGAAAACGATATCACCAGAATAACTTCACATCAACTTAAAAAGCTATTTTCCGATTTTGGCAGAGATATTGATCagattgaagatgatgaagccaaaaaaaagtcaaagaAGCAAGAGCTTGTAGAAAGTGCGGAAAAAGCAGCTAGTCTTCTAAATAACGGCAATGATGCAAAATCTTTTCCCCAACCACATATTGCAAGAGAAACTCATCCTGATGCTCACGATCTTTTAGAGCTTACAAATAAGCAGTCCAAAGGGAACGCTGATTTTGACTACGCATTAAAGCCTATTAATTATGCGGTGGTAGATGCAGCACAAGAGGGAGGCGGAAGACCAGGTCTGAATCGCACctcatcatctttcaataaatcattCGATAAAGGCGTGTTTTCAGATATTCAAAACTCTGCAGCAATTAGTGGTGCCAGTAGTCCTCTGTCAAATGGGAAAGGTTATAATGCAAATAGTAAAGTTGGTCAGTTGGCAAACTTTTTTGACCAAATGCATTTTGACGCCTTATCAAAGGAATTTGAGCTTGAAcgagaaagagaaagaattcagctgaataaaaataaatatcaaGCTTCAAGGGTTCACACTTCAACACCGATTGTAGAGATATACAAGAACGTGAAAGATGCAGTGGATGAGCCTCTGCACGATCTTGATCTGGCTTCTCTCAAAAATCTGAAATCGCGTAATCATGcagggaaaaaaaattcgaCATTGAAGGAAGACGGTGTTGATAACAAGCTTGAAAATGAGCTCGAGACGTCGATTAATCAATGGGGCGACGAAATTATTAATAAAGATCATACAACAGTAGAACCGGGTGTTCCTACCCCAAATATTGTTGTGTCGAGTGAGACAAAGGAGAAAACTACCAGTGAACCTCTACCACCAGTAATGACTACGACAAATGTCAGTAAAGATAGTTCCGATACTCCACCCGAAAAATCTTTACTGATTAAGGCGTTGACGAACTTTTGGGCAGATAGATCTGCATCTCTGTGGAAACCACTTGATTATCCGACATCACCAACAGAGCATATATTTGTAGATAGTGATGTGATCATTAGAGAAGATGAACCAAGCTCACTGATTTCATTCTGTCTGAGCACTTCTGATTATAAGCAGAAGATGGCAAAATTGGATCAACAGGAACATATTGGAAGCACAAACGTCGATGCTTCAGTCAACACAACCACTCAAGCTTCTGATATTTCTGCTTCAGAAAACCAATCAAACAGCTCTCTGCGTGAGACAACGTCTGGAAGTATAAAGCACAGCCCTCCACCTCAAATGAATAGACAATCCtcacattcttttcaaaatggcaAAGATAATTTGGAGGCAGTCATGACAAAATCCACAGGTGTGCATCTTAGATATCAATTCGAGGATGGCCTAACGGTAATGTCCTgtaagattttttttgcagaaCATTTTGATGCTTTCAGAAGGATTTGTGGCTGTAACGACAAATTTATTCAAAGTTTATCTAGATGTGTTAAATGGGATTCCAGTGGTGGCAAAAGTGGAAGtggatttttgaaaactttggATGATAGATTTGTCATCAAGCAACTTTCTCATGCAGAATTAGACgcatttatcaaatttacGCCCAGCTATTTCGAGTACATGGCGCAAGCCATGTTTCATGATTTACCAACAACACTGGCAAAAGTTTTTGGCTTTTATCAGATTCAAGTCAAGAGTTCGATATCTGGTGCTAAGAGTTATAAAATGGATGTCATCATAATGGAGAATCTATTCTACGAAAGGAAAACTACAAGGATATTTGACTTGAAGGGATCAATGCGTAACAGACATGTCGAACAGACAGGTAAAGAGAACGAAGTCCTATTAGACGAAAACATGATTGAATATATCTACGAGTCTCCAATTCATGTGCGAGAATACGATAAGAAGTTACTGAAAGCTTCTCTGTGGAATGATACTTTGTTCCTTGCTAAAATGAATGTAATGGATTACTCACTTGTCGTAGGTATCGACAATGAAGGTCACACTTTAACTGTGGGTATAATAGATTTTATAAGAACTTTTACTTGGGATAAAAAATTAGAAAACTGggtgaaagaaaaaggattGGTAGGAGGCAGCGGTACAAAGAAGCCAACTGTAGTCACTCCAAAGCAGTACAAAACAAGGTTCCGAGAAGCAATGGATAGATATATTTTAATGGTTCCAGATCCGTGGTATCAAGAAAGCACGTAA
- the ATG18 gene encoding phosphoinositide binding protein ATG18 (similar to Saccharomyces cerevisiae ATG18 (YFR021W); ancestral locus Anc_1.359) has product MPESLPVVNFINFNQTGTCISLGTSQGFKIFNCDPFGKFYSEDSGGYAIVEMLFSTSLLAVVGIGDQPAMSPRRLRIINTKKHSVICEVTFPTSILSVKMNKSRLVVLLQEQIYVYDISNMRLLHTIETNCNPQGIMAVSPSVENCYLVYPSPPKIINSDIKNHVTTNNINVTTGGNPKDANTVENAAKALQVGFTDAQQSSTSMGNTLSTDGNKKDTINSNVMKNGDVILFNMNTLQPTMVIEAHKGEIAALALSFDGLLLATASEKGTIIRVFSVETGVKLHQFRRGTYPTRIHSMCFSSDNQFLALTCSSKTIHIFKLSKETTLLDKHDSDDSNVEEDAVDTASSTRANDLSDDDAPAPEREGDGEMICDEPELASLDDASSSLSMPTETSLERAKEPYVDASRSTVARMIRKSSQKLSRQAAKTLGQIFPIKVSSLIEPSRHFASLKLPIDTSSGIKSITSIGSLIQIDTQEYPELFDGNEGSRSINSGSSSSTMKMLPIRVVTSEGYLYNYVLDPERGGDCLLLSQYSLMLN; this is encoded by the coding sequence ATGCCTGAATCTTTACCCGTTgtaaatttcatcaatttcaatcaGACAGGTACGTGCATATCACTTGGCACTTCTCAAGGGTTCAAGATATTCAACTGTGATCCGTTCGGTAAATTTTATTCAGAAGATTCTGGCGGATATGCTATAGTGGAAATGCTTTTCTCAACATCGCTACTCGCTGTGGTCGGTATAGGTGATCAGCCAGCGATGTCTCCAAGAAGACTGCGGATAATCAATACAAAGAAACACTCTGTGATCTGTGAAGTAACATTTCCAACGTCGATTCTCTCGGTAAAGATGAATAAGTCCAGATTGGTAGTCCTTCTGCAGGAACAAATCTACGTTTACGATATTAGCAACATGAGATTACTACATACGATAGAGACGAATTGTAATCCACAAGGAATTATGGCTGTGTCGCCATCAGTGGAAAATTGTTATTTGGTCTATCCTTCTCCTCCAAAGATAATAAACtcagatatcaaaaatcaTGTAACTACTAATAATATCAACGTAACAACGGGAGGCAATCCAAAAGATGCAAACACTGTTGAGAACGCTGCTAAGGCATTGCAAGTTGGCTTTACAGATGCACAACAGTCTTCCACTTCTATGGGAAACACACTTTCAACTGATGgcaataaaaaagatacaATCAACAGCAATGTTATGAAAAATGGGGATGTCATCCTTTTCAACATGAATACTTTACAGCCAACTATGGTAATTGAAGCACATAAAGGAGAAATTGCAGCGCTAGCATTAAGTTTTGATGGGTTACTTTTGGCAACAGCATCAGAGAAAGGGACAATAATCAGAGTTTTTAGTGTTGAAACTGGTGTAAAACTCCATCAATTCAGGAGAGGCACTTATCCAACAAGGATACATTCAATGTGTTTTAGTTCAGATAACCAATTTCTAGCACTGACCTGCTCAAGTAAAACGATTCACATTTTTAAGCTGAGCAAAGAGACAACATTGCTGGATAAGCATGACAGTGACGATAGCAACGTCGAAGAAGATGCAGTGGATACTGCTTCGTCAACAAGGGCCAACGATTTAAGCGACGATGACGCACCGGCTCCTGAGAGAGAGGGTGATGGCGAAATGATATGTGACGAACCAGAACTCGCGTCACTGGACGATGCCAGTAGCTCTCTCTCGATGCCAACCGAAACGTCTTTGGAAAGGGCGAAAGAGCCCTATGTGGATGCATCAAGAAGCACTGTTGCAAGAATGATCCGAAAATCCTCACAGAAGCTCTCAAGACAAGCCGCGAAAACGTTAGGGCAGATATTTCCTATAAAGGTCTCCTCGTTGATCGAGCCTTCAAGACATTTTGCAAGTCTAAAACTTCCCATTGACACTAGCTCCGGAATTAAGAGTATAACGTCGATAGGCTCCCTCATTCAAATCGATACACAAGAGTATCCAGAGTTATTTGATGGGAATGAAGGATCTCGTTCAATAAATAGTGGCTCTAGTTCTTCAACAATGAAAATGCTGCCCATAAGAGTTGTCACCTCCGAGGGATATCTCTATAACTACGTTCTCGATCCCGAAAGAGGTGGCGATTGTCTATTGCTTTCGCAGTACTCTTTGATGTTGAATTAA
- the ROG3 gene encoding Rog3p (similar to Saccharomyces cerevisiae ROG3 (YFR022W) and ROD1 (YOR018W); ancestral locus Anc_1.358): MFPSSKAKEPLLYDVRIKGTDHDVILLKGTNAEAPSVLLSGTIVLSVQEPIQIKNLSLRLYGRIRLNILTPYQSSKGPAQRYVKYEKRIYEHTWDNFDVDTYFQNLYDNYGKAAITSKSSVNLSSLPKKARSSTASLMSLTGQSSSNYHTLVKGNYEFPFSAILPGSLTESVEGLPNASVVYKLEATIERVKFYTDLICRKHLRVVRTLSPAALELSETVAVDNTWPKKVDYSISVPAKAIAIGSSTPINILVVPLLKGLKLGPVKISLVESSQYCGSFGSVCTQERTVSKIRLKDPLSHMSGCTEPLSVTENDDSAYQDRWEVHTLLHIPPSLSKCTQDCTLLNSIKVRHKIKFIISLVNPDGHVSELRASLPVQLFISPFVPLGVKTVDGLYGSANNSSTDFNDVRSCTKDPESDDEMIFARSASEIELSNNNQNNVSVAASLSEMMSPPNYGKHIYDRLWSDLSNANTPPLSGAHTPIEELQGDGNNSTGSVLDTQENVNELQMNLQRLRLERENDVPGLGLPSTPSEQEQSNGNTALLQPPRPGLRNIQSPSMTPGFSHISRQNSFTLPPGSSPAKKDWELGTLSRVPSYDKAMKSDMIGDDLPPVYHVLSKDNNKGVLERPQIVHHKSASSVLATSNGTQMSQAAFTRSNNSSSTSLSQSQTNGSSTNLANNMPSSNKGQTASRYFSFGMTPVENSDSTTSLHLQRSSSKGNLQRSTGSLSNLMGLLSKKEKK; encoded by the coding sequence atgttccCAAGTTCCAAGGCCAAAGAGCCATTGCTCTATGATGTGCGAATCAAAGGGACTGATCATGATGTGATACTGTTGAAAGGGACTAATGCTGAGGCGCCTTCGGTGTTGTTGTCTGGTACTATCGTGCTTTCGGTTCAGGAGCCCATAcaaatcaaaaatctcTCTCTAAGGCTCTACGGAAGAATACGTCTCAATATCTTGACACCATACCAGTCTTCCAAAGGCCCAGCTCAGCGGTATGTCAAGTATGAGAAGAGGATATATGAGCACACTTGGGATAATTTCGATGTTGATACTTATTTCCAGAACCTTTACGATAACTACGGAAAAGCAGCGATAACAAGCAAGTCATCAGTCAATCTTTCGTCGCTACCAAAGAAGGCGAGGTCCTCCACTGCATCTTTGATGTCTCTTACCGGACAGTCAAGTTCCAATTATCATACTTTGGTCAAGGGAAACTATGAGTTCCCTTTTAGTGCGATTTTGCCTGGTTCTTTAACAGAAAGTGTTGAAGGGTTGCCAAATGCATCAGTTGTCTATAAATTGGAGGCTACTATTGAAAGAGTCAAATTTTATACTGATTTGATATGCAGGAAACATCTAAGAGTCGTCAGGACTTTATCACCTGCTGCGTTAGAATTGTCCGAAACGGTTGCCGTGGATAACACCTGGCCTAAGAAAGTTGACTATTCAATATCAGTACCTGCAAAGGCAATTGCCATTGGATCTTCGACTCCCATAAACATTCTAGTAGTTCCTTTACTGAAAGGGCTAAAACTGGGCCCCGTCAAGATAAGTTTGGTGGAGAGCTCGCAATATTGTGGATCATTTGGGTCTGTATGCACTCAGGAGAGAACTGTTAGTAAAATCAGACTAAAGGACCCACTGAGTCATATGTCCGGCTGTACTGAACCACTTTCAGTGACCGAGAACGATGATTCCGCTTATCAGGATAGATGGGAAGTTCATACTTTGTTACACATCCCCCCCAGCTTATCGAAATGTACTCAAGATTGCACTTTGCTTAATAGCATAAAAGTGAGGCACAAAATCAAGTTTATCATTTCCTTGGTGAATCCTGACGGTCATGTATCAGAGTTGCGTGCCTCGCTTCCCGTCCAGTTATTCATTTCGCCGTTTGTCCCATTAGGAGTTAAAACTGTTGATGGATTATACGGTAGTGCAAATAACTCTTCTACAGATTTTAATGATGTTAGGTCCTGTACAAAAGATCCTGAATCAGATGATGAGATGATTTTTGCTAGAAGCGCTTCTGAGATCGAACTTTCTAATAACAATCAAAACAATGTATCAGTTGCTGCATCTCTGTCGGAGATGATGTCTCCACCAAATTATGGCAAACACATATATGATCGTTTATGGAGTGATCTCTCTAATGCTAATACCCCTCCTCTTTCCGGTGCTCATACTCCAATAGAAGAGCTACAGGGTGATGGCAACAACAGCACTGGAAGTGTTTTAGACACTCAGGAAAATGTTAATGAGCTGCAAATGAACTTACAAAGACTTCGTTTAGAGAGGGAGAACGATGTACCAGGTTTAGGTCTACCATCAACTCCTTCTGAGCAGGAACAGAGCAATGGTAACACGGCATTGCTGCAACCACCGCGACCGGGGTTGAGAAATATACAGAGTCCTTCTATGACACCAGGGTTCTCCCATATTTCAAGACAAAATTCATTTACCCTTCCACCTGGATCTTCACCGGCAAAGAAGGATTGGGAACTTGGAACGCTAAGTAGAGTTCCCTCGTATGATAAAGCTATGAAGTCTGATATGATCGGAGATGATTTACCACCAGTATACCATgttttatcaaaagataacAACAAAGGAGTCTTAGAAAGGCCACAGATAGTTCACCACAAATCAGCTTCATCAGTGTTAGCAACCTCAAATGGTACACAAATGTCTCAAGCTGCTTTTACGAGAAGTAATAACAGTTCTTCTACTTCATTGTCGCAAAGTCAGACCAACGGATCTAGCACCAACCTGGCAAATAATATGCcatcttcaaataaagGACAAACAGCAAgcagatatttttcatttggaaTGACTCCGGTAGAAAACAGCGATTCAACAACTAGTCTACATCTTCAAAGAAGCTCCTCAAAGGGCAATTTGCAAAGAAGCACTGGCTCATTGTCCAACTTGATGGGGCTGCTTTCgaaaaaggagaaaaaataa
- the VPS75 gene encoding Vps75p (similar to Saccharomyces cerevisiae VPS75 (YNL246W); ancestral locus Anc_1.116), translated as MEESEEQKISRALNDLADCELDLEKAENDVQIYRLKQLQSIYEKRDETIKMLPKFWSIVLSQNDDFANYIRASDFKFVDAIEGLIVDWETPNDYSITIEFHEIENVLNPQTIKKHFKFRDDELLSEPVAVDRPVLINNSGGIKSIFDWFAWTGTQGKREFANGADFANLISEDIYPYCVKYYTEAQRDVLDEESCSDSSEGGLITTTDDL; from the exons ATGGAGGAATCAGAAGAGCAAAAGAT TTCTCGCGCCCTTAATGACTTAGCTGACTGTGAGCTGGATCTGGAAAAAGCTGAGAATGATGTTCAAATATATCGCTTAAAGCAGTTGCAAAGTatttatgaaaaaagagatgaaacTATTAAAATGTTACCAAAATTTTGGTCAATTGTATTGTctcaaaatgatgattttgcCAATTATATTAGAGCGTCGGATTTCAAATTCGTTGATGCAATTGAAGGCCTGATCGTGGATTGGGAAACGCCAAATGATTATAGTATTACAATAGAGTTCCacgaaattgaaaacgTGCTCAACCCACAAACAATTAAAAAGCATTTTAAATTTAGAGATGATGAACTTTTAAGTGAACCAGTTGCGGTGGATCGGCCTGTATTAATAAATAACAGCGGTGGAATTAAATCAATCTTCGATTGGTTTGCGTGGACAGGAACCCAAGGGAAGAGAGAATTTGCCAATGGGGCTGATTTTGCCAATCTGATAAGTGAAGACATCTATCCATATTGTGTTAAGTATTATACCGAGGCACAAAGAGACGTTCTGGATGAGGAGAGTTGCAGCGATAGTAGTGAGGGTGGGCTTATAACTACAACTGATGACCTGTGA